One Equus quagga isolate Etosha38 chromosome 5, UCLA_HA_Equagga_1.0, whole genome shotgun sequence genomic window carries:
- the MRPL19 gene encoding 39S ribosomal protein L19, mitochondrial, which yields MAASIAGGCGAAAGLARSFRAATALLPAPASFACRARWRSARQQSTGPAEPGAFQPPPKPVIVDTRRPPHQRSRFLSPEFIPPRGRTNPLKFQIERKDMLERRKILHIPEFYVGSILRVTTADPYASGKTSQFLGICIQRSGTGLGATFILRNTIEGQGVEICFELYNPRIQAIQVVKLEKRLDDSLLYLRDALPEYSTFDMNMKPVAHEPNEEVHVNQLKVKMKPKPWSKRWERPKFNIKGIRFDLCLTEEQMKAAQKWSQPWLEFDMMREYDTSKIEAAIWNEIEASKKS from the exons ATGGCGGCGTCCATTGCAGGGGGCTGCGGAGCCGCAGCGGGCCTGGCGCGGAGCTTCCGAGCCGCCACGGCGCTGCTCCCTGCGCCGGCCTCTTTCGCCTGCC GGGCCCGCTGGAGGTCGGCCAGGCAGCAGAGCACGGGACCTGCGGAGCCTGGCGCATTCCAGCCGCCCCCGAAACCAGTTATCGTGGACACGCGCCGGCCGCCGCACCAGAGGAGCAG GTTCCTGAGTCCTGAATTCATTCCTCCAAGGGGAAGAACAAATCCTCTGAAatttcaaatagaaagaaaagatatgttagaaaggagaaaaatactcCACATTCCAGAGTTCTATGTCG GAAGCATACTGCGTGTTACCACGGCCGACCCGTATGCCAGCGGGAAAACCAGCCAGTTCCTGGGGATCTGCATCCAGAGATCAGGAACAGGGCTTGGAGCTACTTTTATCCTTAGGAATACTATCGAAGGACAAG gtgttGAGATTTGCTTTGAACTTTATAATCCTCGAATCCAGGCGATCCAAGTGGTCAAATTAGAGAAACGGCTGGATGATAGTTTGCTGTACTTACGAGATGCCCTTCCTGAATACAGCACTTTTGATATGAATATGAAGCCGGTAGCACACGAACCTAACGAAGAAGTTCATGTTAATCAG CTGAAAGTGAAAATGAAGCCTAAGCCCTGGTCCAAACGCTGGGAACGCccaaaatttaatattaaaggAATCAGATTTGATCTTTGTTTAACTGAAGAGCAAATGAAAGCAGCTCAGAAGTGGAGTCAGCCGTGGCTTGAGTTTGATATGATGAGGGAATATGATACTTCAAAAATTGAAGCTGCAATATGGAATGAAATTGAAGCATCGAAAAAGTCCTGA